The Malus domestica chromosome 10, GDT2T_hap1 genome contains a region encoding:
- the LOC103429730 gene encoding uncharacterized protein isoform X9: protein MSKPSLRLQFTKLLVFYHVLLWQLGHWPQSKLHCRADVARLPEDEVSALRDFMSNTELRPEQIIEVTYCSDVVRTYGFVIECNCTNESGCRITGIRMSYLGLTGTIHEKVGDLTSLTYLILSNNTLHGGIPDTIGNLKNLQVLDLSRNQLNGSIPASLGRLVSLEYLYLQYNLLSQGIPPSFGSLTKLTELNLQFNMISDSIPEDFGNLSSLTIMELSENQLSGPLPQSLGNLTTLTTFYVSANNLSGKFPETYGNLTSLKKFSIAGNYISGPLPVETIAKWTNITHLVLVGNNFEGNLTEKIFRLPKLQYLLITDLANNSFPLPPKINNSANFISLTLRNCSINGTIPKYIGENMTSLRYLDLSFNKLTGGLPQNMSSKMIYMSFSRNMLNGTIAPSILGDSQTRIDLSFNYFSAEGSPVQSNQQLNLFACCRNSSTTEPQMMDPFEMKNRYCPENEPEYHSLFINCGGEETIVDGHQYDQDNDTSLFYTSPKKSWAYSLSGDFGVPESNTSNYIKSMTRGVHEAPLYEKARFSPISLEYYVFCLRKGNYIVTLYFKEIVDSKDEDYSSLRKRVFDVYIQDVRRLDYFKIREEEGTTEGPITKKISAVVVNDSGLLNIHLYWPGKGSYQYHPSFNGPLISAISVTPEFDPDKSKGQFVALITLASIVAALPLSLAFAWRMGWLPSEGFPKIETSQEKIVDEYQDSEELPSQEENGDEQRNTKDQGTRKNTEKYQGQEEIGDEHQDNEELPSQEEIGDEHQDNEELPSQEEIGDEHQDNEELPSQEEIGDEPRNTKGQEEVGDEQRNTKDQGRRKNTKTKRKKKEKLGDEHPNIVKKLGMFGLSYGFPLGMSSEELPSQEEIGDKHQDSEEFPSKEEIGDEHQDSEELPSQEEIGDEQRNTKGQQEINDEQRNTKDQGRRKNTETKRKKKEKIGDDHPDTVKKLGMLGLSYGFPSGQEEIGEEHQDSEELPNQEEIGDEHQDREELPSQEEIGDEQRNTKGQEEIGDEQRNTKDQGRRKNTETKRKKKEKIGDERPNTIKKLGMFGLSYGLPLDMSSEELPSKEEIGDEHQDSEELPSQEEIGDEQRNTKDQGRRKNTETKRKKKEKIGDERPNTVKKLGMFGLSYGLPLDMSSEELPSQEEIGDEQRKTKDQGRWKNTETKRKKKEKIGDEHPDTVKKLGMLGLSYGFPLGMSSEELPSEEEIGDEQQDSEELPSQEEIGDEQRNRKGQEEIGEEQRNTKDQGRQKNTETKRKKKEKIGDEHPDTVKKLGMFGLSYGFPLGMSNEELPSQEEIGDEHQDSEELPSQQEIGDEQRNKKGQEEIGDEQRNTKDQGRWKNTETKTKKKEKIGDEHPDTVKKLGMLGLSYGFPLGMSSEELPSEEEIGDEHQDSEELPSQEEIGDEQRNRKGQEEIGDEQRNTKDQGRRKNTETKRKKKEKIGDEHPDTVKKLGMFGLSYGFPLGMSSEELPSQEEIGDEHQDSEKLPSQEEIGDEQRNMKGQEEIGDEQRNTKDQGRRKNTETKMKKKEKIGDEHPDIVKKLGMLGSSYGFPLGMSSEELPSQEEISDEHQDNEELPSQEKIGDEQRNTKGQEEIGDEQRNTKDQGRRKNTKTKMKKKEKIGDEHPDTVKKLGMLGLSYGFPLGMSSEELLSQEEIGDEHQDSEELRSQEEISDEQRNTKGQEEIGDEQINTKDQGRRTNTKTRRKKNEKIGDEHLDAVKELINATENFSDKKKLGHSETFFMAQLPSHTVAVKKLDSAHFKGKIDKLKEEIGIIESLQHNNILKLLHAYIGKDLQFLVYEYMENKSLEDILFGSSTSGTIKLDWNTRVNICLGIAQGLQYLHERVQIVHTNIKSANILLNEKLEAKISDFGFANLYSEEDKVMAIGRETKKGYTAPEYLQTDDLDSKLDVFSFGVVVLEIVSGERNVRNQSKKETEVLLDRAYKANRNGNLKSLVDKNLSTFDEREALIILKLALECTTMGASVRPEMSGVVSVLLGEKSIDEVCSPAKPTGDINVVGSLEELAGISDMAAKPTGDINVVGSLEESAGISDMAESLSPLWGS from the exons ATGAGTAAGCCTTCTCTAAGACTGCAGTTTACTAAGCTTCTTGTTTTTTACCATGTTCTACTTTGGCAACTTGGACACTGGCCTCAATCCAAACTCCACTGCAGAGCCGACGTGGCTCGACTGCCGGAAGATGAAG TGTCTGCTCTCCGTGACTTTATGAGCAACACAGAGTTAAGGCCAGAGCAAATCATTGAGGTGACGTATTGCAGTGATGTAGTCCGGACTTACGGTTTTGTCATCGAATGTAATTGCACTAATGAGAGTGGATGCCGGATCACTGGAAT TAGAATGAGCTACTTAGGTTTAACTGGAACTATTCATGAAAAAGTGGGTGATCTTACAAGCCTAACCTACCT CATTCTATCCAACAACACACTTCATGGCGGAATACCAGACACCATTGGGAATTTGAAGAATCTCCAAGTCCT GGATCTATCGCGAAATCAACTCAATGGTTCAATACCAGCAAGCTTAGGGCGCTTGGTTTCTCTTGAATATCT ATATCTGCAATACAACTTGCTTAGCCAAGGTATACCACCAAGTTTTGGTTCACTGACGAAACTTACTGAATT GAATCTGCAGTTTAATATGATATCAGACTCAATTCCTGAGGATTTTGGAAATCTTTCGAGTCTTACAATTAT GGAACTGTCTGAGAATCAGCTGTCTGGTCCTCTTCCACAAAGCCTCGGAAACTTGACAACTCTCACAACCTT CTATGTGTCAGCCAATAATTTGAGTGGGAAATTTCCAGAAACTTATGGAAACCTCACAAGCCTGAAAAAGTT TTCGATAGCCGGGAATTACATTTCTGGTCCCTTACCAGTTGAAACCATAGCCAAGTGGACTAATATCACTCACCT GGTGCTCGTGGGAAACAATTTCGAAGGAAACTTGACTGAAAAAATATTCCGCTTGCCAAAGCTTCAGTATCT GTTGATAACTGACCTggcaaataatagtttcccaTTACCACCAAAAATCAACAACAGTGCCAATTTCATTTCTCT AACACTGAGGAACTGCTCAATCAACGGCACAATCCCCAAATACATTGGTGAAAATATGACATCCCTAAGATACCT AGACTTGAGCTTCAATAAGTTAACTGGTGGCCTCCCTCAGAATATGAGTTCAAAAATGATTTACat GTCTTTTTCTAGAAATATGCTTAACGGGACAATCGCACCTTCGATACTTGGGGACTCCCAAACTAGGAT AGATCTTTCGTTCAACTATTTTTCAGCAGAAGGCTCTCCAGTACAAAGCAACCAACAACT GAACTTGTTTGCATGCTGCCGCAACTCCTCAACCACTGAGCCACAAat GATGGATCCATTTGAAATGAAGAACAGATACTGTCCTGAAAACGAACCGGAGT ACCATTCCTTGTTTATTAATTGTGGTGGTGAAGAAACAATCGTAGATGGGCATCAATATGATCAAGATAATGACACATCCCTCTTTTACACAAGTCCAAAGAAAAGCTGGGCTTACAGCCTTTCCGGAGACTTTGGTGTACCAGAAAGTAATACTAGTAATTATATCAAGAGCATGACACGTGGAGTTCATGAGGCACCGTTGTATGAAAAAGCTCGGTTTTCCCCGATATCTCTCGAGTATTATGTTTTTTGTCTACGCAAAGGCAATTATATTGTGACGCTTTATTTCAAGGAAATTGTAGACAGTAAGGATGAAGATTATAGTAGTTTAAGAAAACGCGTATTTGATGTATATATTCAG GATGTGAGGAGACTAGATTATTTCAAGATTAGGGAGGAGGAGGGAACTACAGAAGGACCAATAACTAAAAAGATTTCAGCTGTGGTTGTAAATGATAGCGGTCTATTGAACATCCACTTGTACTGGCCTGGAAAGGGATCGTATCAATACCATCCTAGTTTTAATGGACCTCTAATATCAGCTATTTCTGTGACTCCTG AGTTCGATCCCGATAAAAGCAAAGGTCAATTTGTTGCATTGATTACGCTTGCTTCAATTGTTGCTGCTCTGCCGCTTTCATTGGCTTTTGCTTGGAGGATGGGCTGGCTGCCAAGCGAAGGGTTCCCCA AAATCGAAACAAGTCAAGAAAAAATAGTTGATGAGTATCAAGACAGCGAAGAGCTCCCCA GTCAAGAAGAAAATGGTGATGAGCAGAGAAACACGAAAGATCAAGGCACGCGgaagaacacagaaaaatatcAAG GTCAAGAAGAAATAGGAGATGAGCATCAAGACAACGAAGAGCTCCCCA GTCAAGAAGAAATAGGAGATGAGCATCAAGACAACGAAGAGCTCCCCA GTCAAGAAGAAATAGGAGATGAGCATCAAGACAACGAAGAGCTCCCCA GTCAAGAAGAAATAGGTGATGAGCCGAGAAACACGAAAGGTCAAGAAGAAGTAGGAGATGAACAGAGAAACACGAAAGATCAAGGCAGGCGGaagaacacaaaaacaaagaggaagaaaaaggaaaaactaGGTGATGAGCATCCAAACATCGTCAAAAAATTGGGTATGTTCGGATTGAGCTATGGATTTCCGTTGGGAATGTCAAGCGAAGAGCTCCCCA GTCAAGAAGAAATAGGTGATAAGCATCAGGACAGCGAAGAGTTCCCCA GTAAAGAAGAAATAGGTGATGAGCATCAAGACAGCGAAGAGCTCCCCA GTCAAGAAGAAATAGGTGATGAGCAGAGAAACACGAAAGGTCAACAAGAAATAAATGACGAGCAGAGAAACACGAAAGATCAAGGCAGGCGGAAGAACACAGaaacaaagaggaagaaaaaggaaaaaataggTGATGATCATCCAGACACCGTAAAAAAATTGGGTATGTTGGGATTGAGCTATGGATTTCCGTCGG GTCAAGAAGAAATAGGTGAGGAGCATCAAGACAGCGAAGAGCTCCCCA aTCAAGAAGAAATAGGTGATGAGCATCAAGACAGGGAAGAGCTCCCCA GCCAAGAAGAAATAGGTGATGAGCAGAGAAACACGAAAGGTCAAGAAGAAATAGGTGATGAGCAGAGAAACACGAAAGATCAAGGCAGGCGGAAGAACACAGaaacaaagaggaagaaaaaggaaaaaataggTGATGAGCGTCCAAACACCATCAAAAAATTGGGTATGTTCGGATTGAGCTATGGATTACCGTTGGATATGTCAAGCGAAGAGCTCCCCA GTAAAGAAGAAATAGGTGATGAGCATCAAGACAGCGAAGAACTCCCCA GCCAAGAAGAAATAGGTGATGAGCAGAGAAACACGAAAGATCAAGGCAGGCGGAAGAACACAGaaacaaagaggaagaaaaaggaaaaaataggTGATGAGCGTCCAAACACCGTCAAAAAATTGGGTATGTTCGGATTGAGCTATGGATTACCGTTGGATATGTCAAGCGAAGAGCTCCCCA gCCAAGAAGAAATAGGTGATGAGCAGAGAAAAACGAAAGATCAAGGCAGGTGGAAGAACACAGaaacaaagaggaagaaaaaggaaaaaataggTGATGAGCATCCCGACACCGTCAAAAAATTGGGTATGTTGGGATTGAGCTATGGATTTCCGTTGGGTATGTCAAGCGAAGAGCTCCCCA GTGAAGAAGAAATAGGTGatgaacaacaagatagcgaagAGCTCCCCA gtCAAGAAGAAATAGGTGATGAGCAGAGAAACAGGAAAGGTCAAGAAGAAATAGGTGAGGAGCAGAGAAACACGAAAGATCAAGGCAGGCAGAAGAACACagaaacaaaaaggaagaaaaaggaaaaaataggTGATGAGCATCCAGACACTGTAAAAAAATTGGGTATGTTCGGATTGAGCTATGGATTTCCGTTGGGTATGTCAAACGAAGAGCTCCCCA GTCAAGAAGAAATAGGTGATGAGCATCAAGACAGCGAAGAACTCCCCA GTCAACAAGAAATAGGTGATGAGCAGAGAAACAAGAAAGGTCAAGAAGAAATTGGTGATGAGCAGAGAAACACGAAAGATCAAGGCAGGTGGAAGAACACAGAAACAAAGacgaagaaaaaggaaaaaataggTGATGAGCATCCAGACACCGTCAAAAAATTGGGTATGTTGGGATTGAGCTATGGATTTCCGTTGGGTATGTCAAGCGAAGAGCTCCCCA GTGAAGAAGAAATAGGTGATGAGCATCAAGATAGCGAAGAGCTCCCCA gtCAAGAAGAAATAGGTGATGAGCAGAGAAACAGGAAAGGTCAAGAAGAAATAGGTGATGAGCAGAGAAACACGAAAGATCAAGGCAGGCGGAAGAACACTGaaacaaagaggaagaaaaaggaaaaaataggTGATGAGCATCCAGACACTGTAAAAAAATTGGGTATGTTCGGATTGAGCTATGGATTTCCGTTGGGTATGTCAAGCGAAGAGCTCCCCA GTCAAGAAGAAATAGGTGATGAGCATCAAGACAGCGAAAAGCTCCCTA GTCAAGAAGAAATAGGTGATGAGCAAAGAAACATGAAAGGTCAAGAAGAAATAGGGGATGAGCAGAGAAACACGAAAGATCAAGGTAGGCGGAAGAACACAGAaacaaagatgaagaaaaaggaaaaaataggTGATGAGCATCCAGACATTGTTAAAAAATTGGGTATGTTGGGATCGAGCTATGGATTTCCGTTGGGTATGTCAAGCGAAGAGCTCCCCA gTCAAGAAGAAATAAGTGATGAGCATCAAGACAACGAAGAGCTCCCCA GTCAAGAAAAAATAGGTGATGAGCAGAGAAACACGAAAGGTCAAGAAGAAATAGGGGATGAGCAGAGAAACACGAAAGATCAAGGCAGGCGGaagaacacaaaaacaaagatgaagaaaaaggaaaaaataggTGATGAGCATCCAGACACTGTTAAAAAATTGGGTATGTTGGGATTGAGCTATGGATTTCCGTTGGGTATGTCAAGCGAAGAGCTCCTCA GTCAAGAAGAAATAGGTGATGAGCATCAAGACAGCGAAGAGCTCCGCA GTCAAGAAGAAATAAGTGATGAGCAGAGAAACACGAAAGGTCAAGAAGAAATTGGTGATGAGCAGATAAACACGAAAGATCAAGGCAGGCGGACGAACAcaaaaacaaggaggaagaaaaatgaaaaaataggTGATGAGCATCTAGACGCCGTCAAAGAATTAATAAATGCTACCGAAAATTTTAGcgacaaaaaaaaacttggtcATTCTGAGACATTTTTTATG GCACAACTGCCAAGTCATACTGTGGCCGTGAAGAAACTAGATTCCGCTCATTTTAAGGGAAAAATCGATAAACTGAAAGAGGAAATTGGCATCATAGAGTCATTGCAACACAACAATATCCTTAAACTGTTGCATGCTTATATTGGAAAAGACCTCCAATTTCTTGTTTACGAATACATGGAAAATAAATCCCTTGAAGACATCTTATTTG GCTCGAGTACTTCTGGCACAATCAAGCTTGATTGGAATACAAGGGTTAACATTTGCTTGGGAATAGCACAGGGTTTGCAATATCTACATGAGAGAGTACAGATTGTTCATACGAATATAAAATCTGCTAATATTCTTCTTAATGAAAAACTTGAGGCTAAGATATCGGACTTTGGATTTGCAAATCTTTATTCTGAAGAAGATAAAGTTATGGCCATCGGAAGAGAAACAAAGAA AGGCTACACGGCGCCAGAGTATTTGCAAACGGATGATTTAGATAGCAAACTGGATGTTTTCAGCTTTGGGGTGGTCGTACTTGAAATTGTTAGTGGGGAGAGAAACGTACGTaaccaatcaaagaaggaaactGAGGTTCTTTTAGACAGG GCTTATAAAGCAAATAGAAACGGAAATTTGAAGAGCTTGGTTGATAAGAATTTGTCTACATTTGATGAAAGAGAAGCCCTTATCATCTTGAAATTAGCATTGGAGTGCACCACGATGGGTGCTAGTGTCAGACCTGAAATGTCTGGAGTTGTTAGTGTTCTTCTTGGCGAAAAAAGCATTGACGAGGTTTGTTCACCTGCCAAGCCCACTGGCGACATCAATGTTGTTGGTTCCCTCGAAGAGTTGGCAGGCATTTCTGATATGGCTGCCAAGCCCACTGGCGACATCAATGTTGTTGGTTCCCTCGAAGAGTCGGCAGGCATTTCTGATATGGCAGAGTCTCTTTCCCCACTTTGGGGAAGTTGA